The following proteins come from a genomic window of Candidatus Binataceae bacterium:
- a CDS encoding CoA ester lyase — METLRRAVHFVPGANDKMLGKSIDLPADALVLDLEDSVTPDNKDSARKTVTEWLQKVDFKGRERMVRMNPLDTPWGVADLEATMAGRPDSYMVPKVRTFADVEKIDSILIGLEKQYGYPERSVSLLLLATETPQGLLNIKDLGLHPRVDSMSWGAEDLSAAIGARRNRDERGEFLEVFRYARIMTLLAATAANVQPIDTVFVNIKDPDGCRRDCIEGAWMGFTGKITIHPSQIEIVNEVFSPSKQEIADAEELLAAFEENRKAGRMAFTFRGEMVDVPHLTRARRVLEVARRTRGR, encoded by the coding sequence ATGGAGACGCTGCGCCGCGCCGTGCATTTCGTGCCCGGCGCCAACGACAAGATGCTCGGCAAGTCGATCGATCTTCCGGCCGACGCGCTGGTGCTCGACCTCGAGGACTCGGTCACGCCCGACAACAAGGATTCCGCGCGCAAGACGGTCACCGAGTGGCTGCAAAAGGTCGATTTCAAGGGCCGCGAGCGGATGGTGCGGATGAATCCGCTGGATACGCCGTGGGGCGTCGCCGACCTCGAGGCGACGATGGCCGGGCGGCCGGATTCCTACATGGTCCCCAAGGTGCGGACCTTCGCCGACGTGGAGAAGATCGATTCGATCCTGATCGGGCTCGAAAAACAGTACGGCTACCCCGAGCGCAGCGTCAGCCTGCTGCTGCTCGCGACCGAGACGCCGCAGGGCCTGCTCAACATCAAGGACCTCGGGCTGCATCCGCGCGTCGACAGCATGTCGTGGGGCGCCGAAGACCTGTCGGCGGCGATCGGCGCGCGGCGCAATCGCGACGAGCGGGGCGAGTTCCTCGAAGTGTTCCGCTACGCGCGGATCATGACGCTGCTCGCGGCCACCGCCGCCAACGTTCAGCCGATCGACACCGTCTTCGTCAACATCAAGGACCCCGACGGCTGCCGGCGCGACTGTATCGAGGGCGCCTGGATGGGCTTCACCGGCAAGATCACGATCCATCCGAGCCAGATCGAAATCGTCAACGAGGTTTTCTCGCCGAGCAAGCAGGAGATCGCGGACGCCGAGGAATTGCTCGCGGCGTTCGAGGAGAACCGCAAGGCCGGACGGATGGCGTTTACGTTTCGCGGCGAGATGGTGGACGTGCCGCACCTGACGCGCGCG
- a CDS encoding MaoC family dehydratase has protein sequence MGKYFEEFKVGETFQHQPGRTVTETDNLLITTLTMNVQPLHLDAEFGKKAEFGRILVNSIFTLGLAVGLSVGDLTLGTTVGNLGFEKVEFPKPVFIGDTLYAESEVLEVRPSKSRPDWGIVILEHRARNQRNETVVRCKRAALMLRKPAK, from the coding sequence ATGGGCAAGTACTTCGAAGAGTTCAAGGTCGGCGAGACGTTTCAGCATCAGCCCGGCCGCACGGTCACCGAGACCGACAACCTGCTGATTACGACGCTTACGATGAACGTGCAGCCGCTGCATCTGGACGCCGAGTTCGGCAAGAAGGCCGAGTTCGGGCGCATCCTGGTCAATTCGATCTTTACCCTTGGCCTCGCGGTTGGGCTCTCGGTCGGCGACCTCACGCTCGGAACCACGGTCGGCAACCTGGGCTTCGAGAAAGTCGAATTTCCCAAGCCCGTTTTCATCGGCGACACGCTCTATGCCGAGAGCGAAGTGCTGGAGGTCCGGCCGTCGAAGTCGCGTCCCGACTGGGGCATCGTGATCCTCGAGCATCGCGCGCGCAATCAGCGCAATGAGACCGTGGTGCGCTGCAAGCGGGCGGCGCTGATGCTGCGCAAGCCCGCCAAGTAG